In Sebastes umbrosus isolate fSebUmb1 chromosome 7, fSebUmb1.pri, whole genome shotgun sequence, the sequence AAGCTACAAAATGTCTATTTTTGTACTTTGCTACGTTTCTATTCTATAAACGTAGGGCACATTACACAGTTTCTGAAGTCATGGCAACTATTTGACCGAGATCCCCATAGCACACATAGCAAATGAGCACTGTGCTGCAACTTGACCCAGTTACACCTGGACCCCGTCGACCCGATCACCCGGGGAGACCCATGTGCACCGTTTGGTTTGTTGTCACTAGAAAAAGGCAGCGAGGTTACACGAGGCTAAAACGCCGTCACACACTCGTGAGCACGATGAGctaatgcacaaaaaattaaatacactCTCTCTGAGCCTTGAAGGCCCATTTACACACAGCTTCTGTGTTGAGAACATGGTGGAACCGGTGGTTTGTTATAATACATGTGATGTTTCTTGAATTGAAACAAGCAAGCAGACACATGGTTTGATATCACACAGGCTGACCATtcatttctctttctccctaTCTGTCTTTATATCTGCACTTTGGAGAGGAAGGATGTCCTGAATGTGAGCACGGCAGCTGTCGCCTGTCAGATGTGGTTTTAAAgacggtgtgtgtgggtgtgtgtgtcatgCCTGCCTGGCAACCAAATGGCAGCCTCAGTGTCAGGTTGTGCTGAGCCACACACCCTTTTCATCTCCGTCCAGCTgtcctctcttcctgtctttccCATTTGTAGGGCTGCACCTAAgtgacacacaaagagaggaaaTTCACAGCTCTCCACAAACAACTCTGATGCTAAAACTCTTAAAATGATCCTTCCATCccacagtaattttactttggTTAAAACCCTAGATTCTCTTTACTCATCTCTCTTACATACTTCCGATCTTCTGAAGCGTTGTGTTTACCCTCCCTGTCGATGTCAGAGAGTAATTGCTTATGGCTCCTTTTTATGAGGCTGCTTGGAGGACACATAAAGAAATTAAGTCGGTCAATAAGCCCTACAGCTGCTTTCTCCCGTTGTCCATTACAGAGCCATTACATCTGgtttctcctccagctctctctctgtctctctgctatgatgttgtgttgttagcatgacaaatacaatttttaaaaagaaggaaaatCCCTCATTTGCAAGTTgcatattctgtgttttttatttgtaattgaTCTCACTCCTAACGCAGAAAAAATGTGAGGATTGCCTcagaatatacagtaaattcggGATGTTATCTTAAAACCAAGTGGTGGCATGTTTTCCTGGTATTTTGCTGGAAGGTTCTGCTCAGATTAATTACTTAAAAAGCAGTTAATTAATATGCTTGTTCAGTGTCTTCCTCCCTGCAGCCTGAAGGCTGTCAGCATGTGTTTATCTGTGGTGGTTTCACTGCTGCTCTCCAAGGAGGGTGGGGCAGCAGACATATGGCTGTACGGAAATGATTTATTATTGATTCTTTGATCTTCACATTTGCTTCCGTTTTGTCTCAAGTTTCCCCGTTATGTTTCAGCTTTATGGAGCATCTAGAAGCAGCATTTCTTTCTTTGGGTGATTGGTAGTTCTACTCTAATTTTCCAGTGACTTTTATGGCTGCATCTCAGATTTTTTGGCTGCGTCCATGAGCTCATATTTTGCTCATTAGTGATGTTGGTTTGATATTTACAAATCAAAATTAGACATTTTCAGTACACATTTTTTCTGAATTATGTATTGTAATATATTCTAAATGTgccttttttgtttgctttctctTTAAATAATGAGACTACATAGTACAAAATTCCTATGATTTGCCTTTGCATTTAATGGATTGTTCTTTGTTCAGCACTTCTCCATGCAATGCCCCTCCTCAGTCCTGGTGTATACTGAATTAGCATTGCAGATCATTCCAGTTGAGACGTGCTGTCAGAGGGCCGACTCCCTCCAAAATTTTCTGCCACTTAAAGCACAAAATGAAACCACAAACACAAGCTCAGGGGAGCGATCAGCTCTGGTGGACTCGGCCTTCGGTGCTTAACATCGTGGCTCATGTTTAATCATAGAAGTCATCGGGTATTTGAGTGGGTCGGTGATTTGCATCGATGTGCGCAAAATTACCTGAAGGAGTTAAAAGGGGGTGGATATTGATATATGTGGAGGCGGAGGGCCACTTGATCGATTTCTCGAGAGTCACAACAAGCAAGGACAAACCGATTTAATGAGCAACAGAATAATTTGGAAGATtgatcttttaatttttttgtgatttatcTGATCACTTTAACAGTTTGGTTTCCTCTCGTTGGTTTGAAGAACATCCAGAGCTGAAACCTCCAGCGGCAGCATCGTCCTCAGATCTGCCAGTGTGATTAATCTGCTCATTGCCTGCTCTGCTTTTTGGCCGTAACTCAATTCCCTCTTGTTTGCAAAACTGCCCTAAGCTCTCAGAGGGGGATCTGGCAGCAGCAAATTCAATCTCTCAGCTCTCAGTATTACCCTCAGCGACCAGACCTCGCCCTACTTCTGCGACCAGTTATTAAAGCCTCATGTTGCCTGTTGCTCTGGTCACATCAGAAACGCTGTTGTGAATTCCTGCCCTGCAGTCGTTTTCACTAGGGATCAGAAAACAATCCCTTTGACATCCTAGTGcatgatgttttcacagcacatAGATGCAGAATGtctttttaacttgttttttctCTCGACAGGTCGCAGGGGAACAGAAATATCACCCAGAATGCTTCACCTGTCTGAACTGCAGGGCGTTTATCGGCGATGGAGACACATACGCTCTGGTGGAGAGATCCAAACTCTACTGGTGAGCCTCAAGCACAATGTTATAAGACATGCAAACACCCGAATATCAAAGTCTGTCAAAGTCAAATCAGACATTCCTCTTTAAGTGGCATAATAACACTAGCAAATCAAAGCTTGTGCAGTTTTATGGTATGGCAGCTCCGTCCCCCCAAATTTACCAAACtattatattctttttttagttAGTTTTACTCATTCTCTCTTCTGCAGAGAACAAATCCACTTGAAATCCCTTTGAAGTGCAGTAAAGCCACAAAAATACGAAGCCAAAGCTTCAGTTGATTGACAAAATCTTAAATTTATGCAGCTTATTTTGGGCTTCAAAGGACTTTTTGTCGACGTTACGACCAACTGTGGTGACAACTGACTGTATGCATGGTGGAAATTCACAGCAACCACAGTTTTACCACATGTTTGAGCTTGTTGTTTAAAATGTGGTGCTCCTTTTTTTGGTATCTTGTACCAAATAAACAGCCAGAAGAACACAAGAAGCTGCTCAAAGTACAGTTGTTTTAAGCTAGTGACAAAGATGCACTGTGTTAAATCGCTCAGGACGCAGTAGATTCagtgaaaatggtttctattaACATATTAACAGCTCTAAAAGTCTCAGTTTGGATGACGTAAACCTGCAAATTTAAATCAGGTACATTATGAaaatcatttctctctctttttgtgtctgtttcagGTTCAGGTTGTTCTTGACTTGTGTAGCTCCGGGGTTGTGTTAGTTAGTGTGACTGTCAAGGTTCAATGTGTAACAAGCTGCACCACACagagatacagacagacagaacagcctttgtcctcctctctgagtGGAAGTGGATGATGACAGTGTGATTGTCTCAGATCATCACATTTATTGAGTGGTTTTACCAGATATGGTCAAAGCCGGCGGTGTGTTCTGTGGAAACAAGGtcattcaaattaaatgtaGGCTCTGGTGTGCTAGTTTTGAATCATTTCATAGCTGTTTCATGAGTCCTCCTTATGTTCTGAGCATTTGGGGAAATAATAGTCAGCTCAGTGTATTCCCAAACCCAGCTAAAGCAACATCTTGTCAACAACATGTGATGCTGTAAAATCTGCTGTAATGAGAACTTGATGTTCCCCTTTTAATTGCATGGACGGCTTTAGAGCCAGAAAGCTCACTaggattagagctgcaatgattaatcaattaatcgtcaACAATTCCGATAATCGactaattggtttgagtaaaaaaaaaaattattaacaGATTATTTGgctatgaaaataattgttgccTTAACTAGATTTTCCTTTTCTGTCCTCTTCTACCTCTTTTTTATAACTTCCCTCCTCCTTTCCATCTatccttccctcctcttcctctctggctCCAGCGGTCACTGTTACTACCAGACCATCGTCACGCCGGTGTCGCTTCCAGACACGCCATGCTCACGGATCCCTCACACGGTCACGCTCGTGTCCATCCCGGCCACCGCCGAGGGCAACAACGGACGCAGAGGGCGAGGTTTCTCTGTGGCCATCGACCAGCCACTCAGCCCGACCAACGGCTACAGCCCTGAACATGGACCCACTGTCAGAGTCTCCCAGTGAGTCTATCTctccatgtttgtgtgtgtgtgtttgcatattttGTGGATTGTTATTGTGTGAAGAGAAGAGACACCAGAGGTCAGTATGGTGGAGGACAAAGGATGAAGACAGTGTGATAGATGAGATTCATTTAGAATGTATAATAGAGTGGAAGGAAAAGGAAATGAGCAGAAATCGAAGTCACTGTTATTCAAATGAGCTGAGACTTTATCAGCTCTCCGAAACGAAAATGATTCAGTGTGTGCAGAAAGGTGTTTGAAGAGttctttataattttttttctgctcattGTTCTTCTTTATTCAGGGTGGAACCAGACTGCATCAGTCCAGATGTGAAAAACTCCATTCATGTTGGAGATAGGATCCTTGAAATCAACGGGACACCCATTCACAACGTCCCTCTGGATGAGGTATTGACCACATCGAAagattttactttactttgaatTTACAAATAGAAATCTTGATCTTATTGTTTGAAAAGTATTTCACCAGACTTCATCCATTAGAGCATTTTTCCAGCTATAAGAACGATCTCTGACCAACCCATCTGAACTCCTCCTCTCCAGATCGACCTGCTGATCCAGGAGACAAGCCGACTGCTGCAGCTCACCATCGAACACGACCCTCACAGCCAGAGTCAGGAGGGAGGCTCCTCGGAGGCCGAAGAGCAAGTGGATGGCCCCCTGTCTACGCCTCTGTCAGAGGGCCCCAGCCCCATCCTGCCCATCACACAGCCCCCCAACCCCGACATCAACAGCCTCAGATCCCGCATCATCACGTAAGACACAGATTTAGTGCTGCTTATTGCAGATTTTATAGGGGGAGATATTTTTGCTATTTGATCTGCCTCCTGAGCCAAAGTTGCCCCTACCCCTAAATGTGTCGATTAAATATTAAACTGCCAATAACGCATTGTAATGTTCAGCTCAGGTTAGCAACATGTATAGATAGTTGATAATTGTAGTGTATGAGCTTCTTTCTGCCCACATCATACTGAACCTGTCCTTGATAAAGATGAGcttaagccaagttcacactacacgactttcaaagtcgtgAGATCgcagtactgttcacactacacaacttgctgttttgtaatagggagtttttaatcgtctccaaactacgttttgtcatgTAAACACACGCAAGAAATCCACGGTAAACAACGTGATTTCATACGCGAGACACATtgctggtgttgttgttgccaCCTattcacaaaatagcctgtttccacactcttttttttactatttattcctctaggtgcaaaaacaactttgctccgtgttgcaaatgcagcacatacaATAAGTTCccattgttacaggcgacccctcctctcCAGGTTTCCCCTCGACCTCGAGCGCTGATGTGCAAGCGGCGAGCCAACGGCAAATTGCATCCAATctgggagctccaaaaactgtcggagagtggaaaatcagggctaaagttgtCTAGTGTGAATTAGGCGTTAGATGAAAACTTCTGTAATTCCCAATTAGATCATAGCAGCAGCAAACACCTATCAAATACTCTGCTGACCATCATGTCTCTCTTCCTGTCACTCTTCCCGtctcccctctccccctccAGGAGGAGCTACAGCATTGATAAGTCACCAGGCTCCAGCAACGCGGCGTCCCCCATCTCCCAGAGGAAGGACATCAATCGATCAGAGTCGCTCCGCGTGGTGTCCAATCAGACGCACCGCATCTTCCGCCCGTCTGACCTCATCCATGGAGAGGTGCTGGGGAAGGGCTGCTTCGGACAGGCCATCAAGGTAGATTTGTGGGCAGAGACACTACCAGCTATGTGTAAAGTACATTTGCAGTATGCATGAACGCACATTGTCCAGAAGGTGGCAGCATTGAGAACAGTAAGAGAAGTGTGGAGAGGCAGGAGGTTAAAATGTTTGTGGTTATAACACATCCTGGAGTTTTTAAAATTTCGGTTTCCCATGCTGACACACTGAAGGTGGAATGAACTTCTCACACCCTGTGTGGTTCTCCCAGCTTGTTGCTCAGCTTGACTCTGTGCTTCATTGCTTCTTGTTATAGGTGACACACAAGGAGACGGGGgaggtgatggtgatgaaggagtTGATTCGCTTTGATGacgagacacagagaacattccTTAAAGAGGTGAATGGAGGTGGACGATCCCAGATGTAACGTCAATAAGGAGTATAAGATTTACTTTAGTTTTCTATTCAGAGGCCTAATCACCTATCTGTCCtgaacagaaatctgaaatcAATAAGTATTGACCTCAGATCATAAAATAACCAGTATGTTCGTTCATCATTTCCTTGAATACAAACATCATTTTAGTCAATAAATGGAGGGCAGTCAGGACCCTAAagtttagggctgtccttgaccaaagatatttatttttaccttaTTAAAGGATAAAAgaaatcaaacaaaacacagaaaaaacaagacaaaataaataaataaataaaaaaggtaggCTTGTATGATGGTCCAAAGAAatttgattagttgatttaatcggcAGATCTGTTAAACTGAGTTTCtgcacaaagaatcacacaaaagcaccactttaaatcttgtgtttaccagagaggtgctcataagtttcttagaaataactcattcagcatgaaaaaaag encodes:
- the limk1a gene encoding LIM domain kinase 1a isoform X3, which encodes MVGDLFFWSFCCLRLWKRDKKVAGEQKYHPECFTCLNCRAFIGDGDTYALVERSKLYCGHCYYQTIVTPVSLPDTPCSRIPHTVTLVSIPATAEGNNGRRGRGFSVAIDQPLSPTNGYSPEHGPTVRVSQVEPDCISPDVKNSIHVGDRILEINGTPIHNVPLDEIDLLIQETSRLLQLTIEHDPHSQSQEGGSSEAEEQVDGPLSTPLSEGPSPILPITQPPNPDINSLRSRIITRSYSIDKSPGSSNAASPISQRKDINRSESLRVVSNQTHRIFRPSDLIHGEVLGKGCFGQAIKVTHKETGEVMVMKELIRFDDETQRTFLKEVKVMRCLDHPNVLKFIGVLYKDKRLNFIAEYIKGGTLREIIKKMDSNYPWNQRVSFGKDIAAGMTYLHSMNIIHRDLNSHNCLVRENNTVVVADFGLARLMVDDKHEEKFAQGKLPGLKKPDRRKRYTVVGNPYWMAPEMIHGKSYDERVDIFSFGIMLCEIIGRVNADPDYLPRAMDFGLNVSGFLEHFCPPNCPPAFFPMAAVCCDLDADKRPAFTKLEEWLENLKMHLEIGLPLVSEVDQMHKAFWKNHNIPRPENGLHTHPEQPE